One part of the Acidobacteriota bacterium genome encodes these proteins:
- a CDS encoding IS110 family transposase, giving the protein RNRRLYDAIDQWAFCAITRSKGCRAFYDERRAKGDLHHQALRVLGNRLVGILHGCLQHGTIYNEDTAWAHRQPAVTTKAA; this is encoded by the coding sequence TGCGTAACCGGCGTCTCTATGACGCTATCGACCAATGGGCCTTCTGCGCAATCACCCGAAGCAAAGGATGCCGAGCGTTCTACGACGAGCGACGCGCCAAAGGTGATCTCCACCACCAGGCGCTACGCGTCCTCGGGAACCGCCTCGTCGGGATACTCCACGGATGCCTCCAACACGGCACCATCTACAACGAAGACACAGCCTGGGCACACCGCCAACCAGCCGTCACCACGAAAGCAGCTTGA